Below is a genomic region from Medicago truncatula cultivar Jemalong A17 chromosome 3, MtrunA17r5.0-ANR, whole genome shotgun sequence.
TTCTCACCAAAAATATGTTGTAAAGTTTGTGTGCAGTAAActctaattttattatttaaaaggtATATATTGAGAGATGGATGAAATGGAATCTGTCTGTTGCAATGTCAGATCAAAGCCAGCAGGATTCAGGACCACATTCTCCAGTTGTATCAAATAAAGGGTTCGGGCTTGGTGTAATCGTTCGCAGAGCTGCAACAGTTGCATCCGTAGCAGCAAGACATGCTTACGCTGCTGCCTCTTCCTCTAGCTcaaattttgatgaaatgattCCGTTGAAATGCAGCTTAATGTCCATATCGTTGCCTTGGGAATATATAGCgtatgatcttctgtttaaggTGAGGTCTTGCATTGATCAGTTATGCTTAAATGAAATGACATAATGTCAGTGCTTCTAGGAAAATATTTCTTTGCATTTGGTCTTCAAACTTTGTATGACTCGGGAATTCAAGTTACCAACAGAACATTTCTTTGCACTAAGTAGTCTGCCTAGCTGAAATGGCTTTCAAGGGACATGTTTTTCTGTTCCCATTTTTCAgttgttttctttgattttatttcacttATACTATTCATTTCAAGAACACTGATTATAATAATATGATTGTCATATTTAGGGAGCTCCTCCAGTCAACATGTGATCATCTAATGTATATCTGGCCGCATGGAAAATTGAATCGGAGAAGATATCTAAGTCATGGAATTCGTTTCTGTTCTGAAAGTTCTTTTTGGTGCATGCTGCACGTGCATGTATAGGACTGTGCATATTTGGTAGTGGGGTGAAATTCCCGATAGAATTTGTTGCATCTGCTCGACTGCTTATAATCATTCATTGATAAGTATATAAGATGAATTGTTGTTAAATGCCACACTGCCAATTCCTAAGTTCTGTGTAAGATAaacccagtttttttttttaaaaaaacaattgtgtATCCCTTTTCAAACCTGATGTTATCACAGCCTCGATTGTGTATTTCAAGATGTACTTGAGCATGTTTGTGAAGTTAGATGTGAGCCATTTGATTTTAATTCAATGGTCGAAATTGCTCGACTATGTGCTTCTATAACTGCAAGGAATTCAGAATCACTAAGAACGTGTTTAGAATTTCCTCAACATTTCTTGCATCCTAATTGAATTTTACCACAGTTCCATCTAAGGTACATGAAATCGAATATGTTTTCATCCCGAAAGCAAACATAGGCTAAGGAAGTGGCTAAAGAAAACAAAGGTGCATACGTAGTAGTTCAAATTTTAACATAGATAAAAGGAGAAGCACCTAGATTGTACTATTCTTCTTTCCATTAAATTTTCTTGCAGCACATGCCACCTAACTACTTTATTAGTACGCTAAAAGAAGCAATtgcttaattatcttttttcttaGTTAAATTAATCAAGGTTAGCTAAAATGGTAATATAATTAGTGATTGCATCATTGCATGTTATCCTCCACCCACATTCTgctttaataatatatttgtacTCGCAGTCCAGGGGGATCCAACTGACAACCAAAATAAAACTGCCTCAAAAGAATGCTCAACTAAGAAAACTACCATAGAATATTCCTTTCaattattttgtaataaaaaataaataataataataataaattgaagGTCTCATATCAGAAATAACAATTCTATGAGTTTCATTAGTTCGTATGATCGATTTGGTAGAACTAGTAGGAAaaactaattatattttttttatttacaaaagtAAATCAAGACAAATTGATATGATTAATGAACCATGTCTCCTTCCTCATTTGATAATTTAGTAGACGGGGAATTCCGCTTTCtctatgtttatatatttttccagCTTTTGTATAAATTAAGACACTAGTTTTCTAGCTTCAATCTCAACGCAATTTAAATTAAGGATTGAGTAACTTTTgtatattactatattttttcaCAAGTGTTCggtatatttttactttatcaaTAGTGTTGGCTATATTTGTTCACACTTCACATCTATTTTGCTTTATCAGTAGTACATTATATATAGTAAACAGTAATTTAATTAGAGATTTCAATTGGTCGATCCTTTTAGAAAATTTTGTGCTTGCAAATTGAACTATGCGTCGACATTCTCTAATTAACTGTACAGTTATAAAGACTGTGTCATATGTTTTTATGATGATATGTAAGCTTttcacttatttaaaaaaaactgttcACCTttaaaaagaacttttatcaggTGACAGTATGCTTTATACTGTGGATGGATGATATAAAGTTACGAGCATATATATTCCACGGTAATAGCGTAGTAGGGACCGTTTAACTTTGCAATCTAGATTGAGTTTAATTTCATTTGGGATaaagataattttaatttttttgacaaaatatttggGATAGTTTGTTTAGCGTAAATGTCTCTATTCCTCATATTAAAATGGTTCGTTTCCCACcattgtttgaagaaaaaaaaaaacaactatttatatatgaaaaaattataaaatataaagttaCTCGcatattcaataattttttttttctttcattatgaTAAAGCTGGAATTTCGTTCTTCTCAGCTTGTTTCCTTTTTATAATCAATGCATTTTTTGGGGGATAAATTTTAATTCTCCATGCATACACTTTACAGCAGCAACTTCAGGATAACTAAGAAAAATTAGATTGTGTAAATTGTATAGTTAAACTACGTACTTGTATTGGATgtctttttttttggacaagcGTGTAATGTAGTATATGTCTTAATAGGAAGCATTTTAGGTGAATGCATGATTacgagaaaaatataattttgaccataaaaaaaaaaagttgatataaaGTCTTCAAATACATATACATACACGCACATATCTAAATTGATAGAGATGATAGAATCATATATTGAATTGTACTGTTGTAAAACTACACGAAAACAAGAATTATTTGATGATAAGTTAAATCAATTACTCTATATGAATATGATAGAATCCGTAGGACCGAAGTTGACATAAATGGTATGTGTTTTTTTTGGTATgacaaataaattcaatttttatacatactatgttttttatttttagtgattAATTTtgccaaagaaaaaaatatttttaaaatgatagaTATAACTTAATTAGTTGTATATGAATATCAATATGATGCAACCATGGAAAGTTTCAAGATTGCTATAAACGAAGATGTTCACTTTCGAACAGTGTAAGCTCGTTGTGCATGTAGATTGTGTCTGGTAATTAACCACAAGAAATtctgaattttatattttattaattgtttgtgTAATTAAATTAAGCTTACAAAATGattatagcaaaaaaaaaaaaaaaaaaaaaaaaaagcttacaAAATGATTGAAAACGTGTCGTAACATGTAACTAACacgttgtaacaaaaaaaaaagtaacaaacgCGTAGATGCCTAGGGCagggagaaagagagaaaagaaaacacTTTAAACTTAATGTATTTCTTCAATAATCGTATTATAAATCATTAGATAAATGAAAACTAACATAAGTTAGCGctactttaattaattaaagtaaGAACGATTTTGATAACTTGCCTTAAGCTAAATTTGATATGAGAGATCTGAAAAACAACATAGAACAATTGTATTTACAAACATTTATAATACTGTCAATTTAGTGTCGTTGTTGTCTGTCTGAAAGTAATCAGCAACTTGTTTAAAATTTAAGACGGAGTCGATGTGTCGAGACGAAAACATGTCGTCCAATAGATtattgtaataaaataaaaataaaaaaagatggaCTGTTAGATATGTAAGTTTAGTTTTAttccaattatttttattggtctCATTTATTTTCCTCATGTAATGAGTGGcaaatatattttccttttatctAATTAATTTCTTCCTTACAAGAAATTTCCCGATATATCTCTAAGGCCTAATGTTGGTAGGGAGCAACTTTCACTAACTTTTTTCACCTGAAATTTGCGGTTCAAATAGTTTCCGGCAACTTTCtaatcaaattttgttgtttatgtgtttTCGCTTGATCCTTCGTGATTAAGCTAAGACTAATCTTCCCAAAGTAAATCAATTCCCTTACCAAAACAAAAAGCTTATACCCGATAGGGGTATCCTTAAATCCCCACCACAATCCCACACCCGCCATATAAAGTTTGCATGCATGGAAGTGGAATAATCAATCTTGATTAGTGGTGGTCTCCATTCATATTGTTTTAAGTTAAATTGAAAAGACACCTGCAAAGACATACATACATCTCAAGACTAAAGCCTACttttttattactattattattgttaaataattattttgatcttTCAACGTGTCAAACCATGCTATTGTAATGTAATACTTGAATATATCAAAGTTATAAAAACATCCATaaatggagttttttttttttctagaggTGAGTTTTTGTCttcaaatttatctttttttagtaaattaaatttttaaaaaaaatatatgtttcaatttcaatacTTTCAACAACTATAATGACATTCATTTACATATTTAGAGATCAAAATAATGCATAAATCAATTATCATACTTTTAGAAAAAGTTATCATTTATTTTGAGAGCCAATGTGATCTATTTACTTTCCAATATCTTTTGCTCTAGTGGACCCCACGTGTCCCCCTTTTCCTCCCTTCAAATACTCCTCTCCTCACCTTCATTTCCTCCCTTTTCCCCACTCTTCCACCCTCCGGTTCAATTTTGGGAATTTACCGGTTTTTTTCATCACTCTTATATTTTCCGCTTTATTTGAGCCGAATCATGCTATTCCAAACCGAAGAAGCGGTTCAGTTACCGGTTCTCGAAACCATGCTTTCAGAAAGTGAAATACAATACCTACTTTCCCTCATTAACCAATCAGAAGACCCAGCCAGTCCTAGCTCCGGTTCAATTGGTTCAAACCGTGCGGATTACTCCGTGAAAGAAAGAAAGCTTAGGCGCATGCAGTCGAACCGGGAATCAGCTCAACGGTCCCGTTACAAAAAGAAGAAGCATTTAGAGACGGTCGCGAACCGGTTGAACGGGTTGAGAATTGAAAATCAAGAACTAAAAAACCAATTAGCCTTCACCATGCATCACCATCTCCTACTTTCCCTAGAGAATGACCAGTTACTATCTGAATCCGTTGCTCTTTTGGCCACACTTTCAAATCTTTGTGCCATTTTAAGCAACTCCATATCTTCATAAATCACAATGAGCAATACTTAcacaaatcaattaattaagaaACTTATATATAAATCTATATTACTTTGATATATTAACCTTCAGTTTAAGGTATTATATGTCCCTTTAGTTTAATTATTGGCCATGGTTTTATATCATGGTTACACTTACGTTGCGAACCTTTAAATTGCGGAAAAATACTATGACTTGAGATTATACGTGCAATTTCGTTGAAGAGACTTTATATTGCGGCCATAATTGCAATTGTGGACTGAACCTTTGAAGAAATGGCTGGGAGAAAGAGTGGTGCTAGCTAGAAGCTACTTTACTtctatattactttttttttttctgttcttATTTACTTATGTTTACTAGGAGAAAGCTAGAGAACATGCTTTTCAAACATTGTAGTGGCTTAGATAAGAAGCCCACGTTGTTGGAAGTACAATGTAGGAATTTTGTGGGTTCACTTTTTATCATGTTTGTAGCCTTTATCTTTTAGcttttgtaaatttatatattatagtgAGTGATGAAACTGAGGAGATGGTAAGCAAAGTTTGAGAAATGTTTAGAGTCGATTGGAATCtttatggaatatatatttttggtgcATTTGTCTCAGTTCAATGTAATGTAAATTATCCTAGCTATGTTTGGACCAAACAAGTTCAAggaatatgcatatattgtttttttttttttttttttgtgtcttgttggataattttaaatacttcaACTGCCTAGACTTGACTTAATTAGACTAGCCTGACCGCTTATACATTTTTTACAAAGACATATATAATCATGCACAATGGTGGATTCATGCACTAATGCttttttcacataaaaaaaaaaaaaaaaaaaaaagaataaagaaaagAGTGGGCCAAATTTCGATTGTGAGATCATAGGGGGACCATCTTGCATTAAAAATCTTACTAATCATGTGACGAAAATAGCTTTTTCACTACAGCAAAATCGTTTTTATAATGGCAATATATAATAGGTCTGCTAAGACTCAGTTTGgtaaagaaaaattagtgaATATCCGAGCAGTTAGTTTATAGCATATAATTGATAGAGTGACAACTGAAAATTGATAAGTAGTTGATTGCTTTTTTTTCTAAGGAAGTTCATTGAATATATAGTATGTGATAAAACTAATGTTTCAACTTGTCCATGAATATGAaatgatacaaaaaaaaaatatgtttaattaatatatatttttttcaattagttAACAAGAGTAAATTGAGAGTTTTAATATAAGTTCTTTAAagtagttataaaaaaatactataaactaataaaaaaaattataaactcgTGAAAAAATGTTCATCAAACAAGTTTATTTAATCATATaaacttataagttataaattatcctctataaactcaaaattttgTATTGTCAGATTCTAACTCATTTACCAAACTAAGGAATTGATGTTGTGACTACTAAACAATAGCCAGCCGTAAATTATATAGCGCGACATATCATTGTTAAAATAGGGTGTTAGTTCAGAGGTGATGAAAGTAGCGGCGGAGCTTTATTAAAAGTGACCCGTGCCAGGCACggggaaatatatatatatattttttttttctatcaaatgtataattttatattatgtatTTTAAAGTTATTTATAAGTGTGATTACAATTTAAATTTTACATGGAAAagatatcatcttaattttgtatataatttgaaatatctaaacattgcacATAACGATTAAAGTATTTGAATTTAtacttatattaattatttgtagtataagacgtactcattgttaaacttagcatatgtaatatttttgcaaaaatacgccgacgtactgtatattattatttgttgacataatgtattttattaatcatacaaactaaaaaaattgtatattttttttatataatagtcagTATCAATACACCTAGTCTGTGAATgcaaacattaatttttttacaggtgtgtataaatatagtttgggctacagaaacgctgattgttatttatttttattttttacaaaaccaatggtctaatgtaaatattgtattttagggtaacaaccatgtaaaaaaaaagttccgtATTGTTATACCTAAAAAGTGCATCAATTAAAACTCAATGGCAGGAggatctgcttatatagaaattaCATGTCCTGTAAGGACCAGtacgccttacaaagaaattaaaaaaaaagacttccAAACAATACGTAACATTAGTTTTCTAAAGAGTAATGATAAGTAGACACATAATTTGTGACACAAAAACAACACCATGGGTAAAACAGTAATTTTGGTGTGAAATACAGGGATAATTTGACAATCCACgcctttctttctcttttctatgctttcctctttcttctctcccGACCACCTCTTATTCTCACCTCCAATGGCACTCCCTCTTCATCCACCACACCCTTTGTTCTAACCACCACCACCGTCCTCGTCAGACACAATCACCTCcgtcctcaccactacacccTCCATCCTGGGAATGAATACCCTGGTACCTGCCATTTTTTCTGTAATTACGGTAGCAACTATCGTGCTCTTCCCTAGATGTGTAACTGTCAGCCTCATACCATTACACAGTCCATTGACCTGATCGATGCTTCTCATCAGCATAACTGGAAAACCTACCCCTAGTTTCAACCGGTGATTTGGAATTCCagagctcttaataccattaagaaattTCGTTGTGAACCACTCGCTCTGGACATCAGAATTTTCGTCCGATCGACAAACAGAATCAgaggttaaatactctttctcttcacctggAATTAGTGACATCATGTATTCGTTAACATGCTCAACTGAATCAAGCGTTGGTGCGAGGATTCCCCTTTCTTGGGAAAATTGTGGGTCACCAAGGTTATCAGATGTGGCACAAATAACTTGTTGAATTGCATCTTTTAACCCCTAATTCTACAGGATATTGAAAAGCCTACTGTCAGTTCacttttcactttttattttcaaatttaatttcaattgcATCCATCCATTATATGCTGATATGCGTATCCATATTAattcctttaatttatttattagataCCAGATGAGTTGGTGGAGCATTACTTGGCCAAGAGTGGCTTTCAATGTCCTGATATGAGATTGTGAGTACCTCTATTCTTTTTTGTTCACCATTTTTACCGTATCTCTACAATTTGTGTGcatatatattattcataattataaaccaaaaaaacataactGAGACATAAGTTACTTCAGTAGTACTGCCGACATCAAATTTTAGGCACCTTACTGAAATTTTAATAATctaaaaggagaagaaaaacaCAAACGGTTACCAAAAATCTGAAAGTTTTGATGTATCAAGTCGAAACAGAAACACCAAATTCTTTCGAGCATATCTACAGACACAGGACCTTCACATACCACCTACGGAGGTGAGCAttatttgaacatttttttacaGAGgttacaaaataaaacaacattcTAGATAACTGTCACATATTTTGACTGGACCCTGTGAGTCAATCCCAAGGCAACAATAGATTTTGAGGCCATGTTTTTCTCTATGAATACATGATTTAGCACCTTCTACATATATATAATTCCTTTCGTAGAAATATAGATTCAACTGAATAAACCAACACATCCATATATTGTGCAATATgagaaacataaaatattatgaCATTTGAGAATATGAAATGGCAGAACCCAATCAATTGCTGAaaacattaaacaaaattaGTTTGAATCCTTTTAAAAAGGATCAATAGATAATTGTTCAAAACAACCAAACCAAGGGAAAATAACCAAAACTAAAGAAGGTCCAATATCAAATGGACAAACACATAAAGTTCAAAACTAAATGACCCAATCTCTTGTCTTTCTTTCCCATCCTTTAGCAATACTATATATGGATTTTTCTCTATCCTTTATACCTAAAGATTGATTTAACCCATCAAAAACTTGTGTTCTTGCATTGTTCAATACCTTTTTGGTATGTTATCTAGCTCTCTTATAATTTTCCCAAATTTATATACTTTTAGATAAACCACGCTTTAAGACATTCACTTTTGATTCTAACTTTGCTTTGAACACTTTTGTTATACCAATATTTGTTACTCCTAGATCTAAAACCTATTGATTTTCCTTGTGTCTCCTTTTATACTTTTCTTATCTCACATGTCATATtgtccaaaatattattttctcttccATGTAGCTTCATGTAGCCTTCCTCTAAAATCTTGTGTTGGAAAACACTTTATTTTTCACCTTTAAATGTCATCACTTGATCTTTGATGCTCAATTGTTGCTTCTCATGTTTTGTCTCGCCTATTAACCCTTACATCCATAACCAAACAAATCTTTATGTACTATTGTATGTGATAAAATGGTCATTTCTTTTCATTAAGCACATATTACCTATAGTAAGATTAAAAGATGACAAAAAACCTAGGAGGGATTTATCCTCCGCATTAATCTTTCTGAGACCATACCCTCATGCATGCCTCCAAAACTTCTCGAAACACTCCCAGCCCATTTAGACCCTCTCATAGGAAAATATTTTCTCCTTTTGGTATATCctgaattaaatattttaaatcctCCCAAAACTTTACTTTGAGATATTCTTCCAAAACCCTACTTAAAGTGCGTAAGGACTATTAATATTAAAGATGTATTGTTCCACCACAAATTTTTGGCCTATGCTCCGATCTCATATCCATTTTACATCTACAATAACCTTTCCATCCATTATCGAAAACAATTCCTACCCTGC
It encodes:
- the LOC25489986 gene encoding basic leucine zipper 4, with protein sequence MLFQTEEAVQLPVLETMLSESEIQYLLSLINQSEDPASPSSGSIGSNRADYSVKERKLRRMQSNRESAQRSRYKKKKHLETVANRLNGLRIENQELKNQLAFTMHHHLLLSLENDQLLSESVALLATLSNLCAILSNSISS